The Thermodesulfovibrionales bacterium genome contains the following window.
CCCGTATTTCCTCTCGAGCCTTTTCAGGAGATCAAGCCGCGTCTCTACATCATCAAGCCTGTGCGGGTCGAGATCGTATCGGTCGCGGTATGCCCGCAGGGACGACGAAGCGTCATCGATCAGGGGCTTCGCGGATTCGATGATGCCGAGGATTTCCGCAATACCCTGATCTATCCGCGAGACCTCTCTCAGCAGGGAGATCGCAGAGGAGAGCCTTTCCGATGCCGGTCCTTCTCCGCTGTAGAGGAGCGAGTATGCTCCGTCGGTGAGCTCAAGGAGCTTCGTGAGATTTGACAGGATCCCCCGCTCCTCCTCAAGCGCCTCTTTTTCCCCGGGTCTCAGCGCCGAAGCATCTATCTCCTGAATCTGGAATTTCAGGAAGTCGATCCTCTGCTCCTTTTCCCTGAGGTTCGACGTGAGGTCAGATAATTCGTTCTTCATCACCTGCACTTCTCGGAACAGGTTCTCGAGTTCTGTTCGTTCTCCACCGAGCTTTCCATACGCATCGACGAGCGCACGCTGGTTTTCTGTGGAGAGGAGGCTCTGGTGTTCATGCTGTCCGTGGATGTCGACAAGGGTGTGGCCGAGTTCGAGGAGTGTCTGGAGATTGACCATGGCATCATTAATGTAGGCCCGGCTCTTGCCCGATGAGAGGACCCTCCTAAGGATGATGCCGTCCCCCGGCGTGATGCCGATCTTCTCGAGCAGCGGGTGACCGGAAATTTCGAAGAACGCCTCGGCGACGGTCTCCTCCCTTCCCGCTCTCACCATGTCACTCTGGGCCCTCTCTCCCAGGGTGAGCCCTAGGGCGTCAACGATGATTGATTTGCCGGCGCCTGTCTCACCGGTCAGGACATTGAGCCCCGGGCCGAATTCTATGGTAAGGTCATCGATGATGGCAAAGTCTTTAATGCGGAACTGCCTCAGCATACGTAAGAACCATACCACAGAGTTCGGGAAAATTCCAACGCCTTCTGGCATGAATCTTTCTTTGAATGTTTGCCTAAAGTGTCGTGAATTTAGGGCTTGACAAAAGGATTTCTTCCTGATACCTTTATGTAAGCTAGCAAAAAAATCTCATAGAGAAAGGGGGGGAGTAGATGACAAAAGCGGAGCTTATTGACAAGATCGCCTCTGGCGCCGGGCTCAGCAAAGCGGATGCTTCAAAGGCATTGGATTCAACTCTTAATGCAGTTAAGGCATCTTTGAAGAAGGGGCAGAAGGTTACACTGGTAGGTTTTGGAACTTTCGGGGTGGTTAAGAGAAAATCGAGAAAGGGACGCAATCCGAGAACCGGTGCGGTGATCACCATTCCGGCGGCCAGGACGCCGAAGTTTACTGCAGGTAAGGCTCTCAAGGACGCAGTAAGATAATAGTCTTCCTTTTTATAGGGTATCGGGGATAGGTTTCTATCCCCTTTTTTTTTGGCGGGGTCCCCTTCATTTGATATTCCTGACCCGAAGGACCTCCTCCGTTGAACGTTCTGATCGCCCGCGAGAAGGCGGGAAGGAGGGTATGATGTTGGTAGAGTTCACTATCGTGCCTATCGGTGTCGGCAGCAGTATCGGTGATCAGCTCGCCGAGGTGCTGAAGATCGTGGACGCGGGCGGAATGCCCTACAAGGTTAACCCCATGGGAACGGTCGTAGAAGGGGAATGGGACGAAGTGATGAAACTCGTCAGGAAATGTCACGATGCGGTCATGAAGACCGGGGAGCGGGCGATCACCACGATATCCATCGATGACCGGAAGGGCAAACCCGGCCGGATCGATGAAAAGGTAAAATCAGTGGAACGGAGAATAGGCAAATCTCTGAAGAAATAAGTACCGCCCATGGACAACGGAGAAGAGGCAATCCCCGGATATTCTGTGAAGATCGAGAGAATCCTCGCCG
Protein-coding sequences here:
- the recN gene encoding DNA repair protein RecN, whose translation is MPEGVGIFPNSVVWFLRMLRQFRIKDFAIIDDLTIEFGPGLNVLTGETGAGKSIIVDALGLTLGERAQSDMVRAGREETVAEAFFEISGHPLLEKIGITPGDGIILRRVLSSGKSRAYINDAMVNLQTLLELGHTLVDIHGQHEHQSLLSTENQRALVDAYGKLGGERTELENLFREVQVMKNELSDLTSNLREKEQRIDFLKFQIQEIDASALRPGEKEALEEERGILSNLTKLLELTDGAYSLLYSGEGPASERLSSAISLLREVSRIDQGIAEILGIIESAKPLIDDASSSLRAYRDRYDLDPHRLDDVETRLDLLKRLERKYGEDIEGILRYRDKSEKELESLTLSDERVREIEAALHERERYLREKAALLTDLRRKASGRIETAVKGVLKELAMEKAEFSIAIRPAPLSPAGMDSIEFLFSANEGEPPKSLSRTASGGELSRVMLALKETLAEVDRIPVLIFDEVDAGIGGRTAEFVGKRLKSLARKHQVFCITHLPQIASVADRHIVIEKVRKKDGVSVRVKIPTGEEREEEIARMLSGKVTDISRKHARELLGRES
- a CDS encoding HU family DNA-binding protein, with product MTKAELIDKIASGAGLSKADASKALDSTLNAVKASLKKGQKVTLVGFGTFGVVKRKSRKGRNPRTGAVITIPAARTPKFTAGKALKDAVR
- a CDS encoding MTH1187 family thiamine-binding protein codes for the protein MMLVEFTIVPIGVGSSIGDQLAEVLKIVDAGGMPYKVNPMGTVVEGEWDEVMKLVRKCHDAVMKTGERAITTISIDDRKGKPGRIDEKVKSVERRIGKSLKK